In one window of Ruminococcus hominis DNA:
- a CDS encoding VanW family protein — MREKKFMKLLGVIVLCLAMITTTPISVFAEDIVQTDDVQQVQETTQEDINQDESNNNQGESGTAQNEGEQDVMQRSEAETTESDLNSSIENETENTDESVMLTEEAADVLNIKYSAYLQGTNWQEEKSNGETAGTVGQDHAMKALKVQLENNTGIAGTVQYCAHVSNIGWQNYVEENELAGTTKTGLQIEAIRMKLTGELAEQYDIYYRVHATNVGWLSWVKNDEKAGTVGYAYSVQAVEIKVCKKNSTDAPITEGKGFVSEETLGKIMYQTHVQNIGWQNKVYDGTTAGTVGRNLNLEALKLKVTEAGRAGLTGSITCEAHVQDIGWQSPVADWNTAGTTGKNKKIEAVKINLTEQLAATYDVYYRVHSANYGWLGWAKNGEEAGTKGLNLGAQAIEVKLYEKGSTEAPAQTEKSCVSTENLGSVLYKTHVQNIGWQSNNFYDGQTAGTTGKNYSIEAIQIKVTELGKQSNLTGSILYEAHVQDIGWQGEVADGQTAGTTGKNKKIEAIKIRLSEQLEAQYDIYYRVHSARFGWLDWTKNGEVAGTVGYNAGVEAIEIKLYGKGDVSAPACSGRSYLSADQIGKLTFQTKVEGLDWQDAKGNGEITGTTGVNKAIRQLSMNIAPSMAGGYTGNVEYRLHLSNVGWQGWKTNGEVSGDGINQAEAVQIRLTGELEKYADIYYRTHVSNYGWLGWAKNGQAAGTTKCSYKLQAIQIKIVPKGTAAPGSNSNYYKDTKYIRMLARFSTVSTNDANGFYNMSRALSSFNGVVVNPGQTLSFFGVAGPCGQAQGYRPGGVVGGIGYGGGICQASTTLYGGAIRAGMTIIERNNHTIASTYVQRGLDAMVSYGDSDLKFRNDLGFPVTIKTYTVGNTLYVEFYGQDPGWFDFIEPVSWSSGHSAWAQRKYYKNGSVIRTENLPSSYYYN; from the coding sequence ATGAGAGAGAAAAAGTTTATGAAGTTATTGGGCGTGATTGTTTTATGTTTGGCTATGATAACAACGACGCCAATATCGGTATTTGCAGAAGATATTGTACAGACTGATGATGTACAACAAGTACAAGAAACCACTCAAGAAGATATTAATCAGGACGAGAGTAATAACAATCAGGGTGAGAGTGGAACTGCTCAGAATGAGGGAGAACAGGATGTAATGCAGAGGTCCGAGGCGGAAACAACAGAATCTGATTTGAATAGTAGCATTGAGAATGAAACAGAAAACACAGATGAGTCTGTTATGCTGACTGAGGAAGCGGCAGATGTATTAAATATTAAATATAGTGCATATCTTCAAGGAACAAATTGGCAGGAAGAAAAAAGTAATGGGGAGACAGCTGGAACTGTCGGACAGGACCATGCTATGAAAGCGCTCAAAGTTCAGCTGGAAAATAATACAGGTATAGCAGGAACAGTTCAATACTGTGCCCATGTATCGAATATTGGTTGGCAGAATTATGTGGAAGAAAATGAACTAGCAGGAACAACGAAAACTGGATTACAAATCGAAGCAATCCGAATGAAACTTACAGGTGAGTTGGCAGAACAGTACGATATTTATTATCGAGTTCATGCAACGAATGTAGGCTGGCTTAGTTGGGTGAAAAATGATGAAAAAGCCGGAACAGTGGGGTATGCATATTCTGTTCAGGCGGTAGAAATTAAAGTTTGTAAAAAGAATAGCACAGATGCACCAATTACTGAAGGAAAAGGTTTTGTATCGGAAGAAACACTTGGAAAAATTATGTACCAGACCCATGTACAGAACATTGGCTGGCAAAACAAAGTTTACGATGGAACAACTGCAGGAACAGTAGGAAGAAATTTAAATCTTGAAGCATTAAAATTAAAAGTTACAGAAGCAGGAAGAGCAGGTTTGACAGGTTCTATTACATGTGAGGCACATGTACAGGATATTGGTTGGCAATCGCCAGTTGCAGATTGGAATACTGCAGGAACAACCGGAAAAAACAAAAAAATTGAGGCTGTTAAAATCAACTTAACTGAACAGTTGGCAGCAACATATGATGTCTATTATCGAGTTCATTCAGCAAATTATGGCTGGCTTGGCTGGGCAAAAAATGGAGAAGAGGCCGGAACAAAAGGGCTTAATTTAGGTGCACAGGCAATAGAAGTGAAGTTATATGAAAAAGGTTCTACGGAAGCACCTGCTCAGACAGAAAAAAGTTGTGTATCAACAGAAAATTTAGGGTCAGTTCTTTATAAAACGCACGTACAAAATATTGGTTGGCAAAGCAATAATTTTTATGATGGACAAACAGCTGGAACCACCGGAAAAAATTATAGTATTGAAGCAATCCAAATAAAGGTTACAGAATTAGGAAAACAAAGTAATCTTACAGGTTCTATTCTTTACGAGGCCCATGTACAAGATATCGGCTGGCAGGGAGAAGTTGCAGATGGACAGACAGCTGGAACCACCGGAAAAAATAAAAAAATTGAAGCGATTAAAATCCGTTTGTCAGAACAATTAGAAGCTCAATATGACATTTATTATCGAGTGCATAGTGCAAGATTTGGTTGGCTGGATTGGACTAAAAATGGAGAGGTTGCAGGAACTGTTGGATATAATGCAGGTGTAGAAGCAATCGAAATCAAACTGTATGGAAAAGGAGATGTAAGTGCTCCAGCATGCAGTGGAAGAAGCTATTTGTCAGCAGATCAAATTGGGAAATTGACATTTCAAACAAAAGTGGAAGGTTTAGATTGGCAAGATGCAAAAGGAAATGGAGAGATAACAGGAACGACAGGAGTAAATAAAGCCATCAGACAACTTTCGATGAATATAGCACCTTCAATGGCAGGAGGATATACAGGAAATGTCGAATATCGTTTACATTTAAGCAATGTAGGCTGGCAAGGCTGGAAGACAAATGGAGAAGTGTCCGGCGATGGAATAAATCAGGCAGAAGCTGTTCAGATTCGTTTAACGGGAGAACTTGAAAAATATGCGGATATTTATTATCGCACACATGTTTCTAATTATGGCTGGTTAGGTTGGGCGAAAAATGGTCAGGCAGCAGGTACAACGAAATGTAGTTATAAATTACAAGCAATTCAGATAAAAATCGTACCTAAGGGTACCGCTGCTCCGGGAAGTAATTCAAATTATTATAAAGATACCAAATATATAAGAATGTTAGCAAGATTTTCAACAGTAAGTACAAATGATGCAAACGGATTTTATAATATGTCAAGAGCATTAAGCTCATTTAACGGTGTAGTAGTTAATCCAGGACAGACATTATCATTCTTTGGCGTTGCAGGACCTTGCGGACAGGCACAAGGTTATCGTCCAGGTGGCGTTGTCGGTGGTATTGGATATGGTGGAGGTATCTGCCAGGCTTCAACAACATTGTATGGAGGTGCAATCCGAGCAGGAATGACAATTATTGAACGAAATAATCATACGATTGCTTCGACATATGTGCAAAGAGGATTAGACGCGATGGTTTCGTATGGAGATTCAGACTTGAAATTCCGCAATGATTTAGGATTTCCGGTAACAATTAAAACATATACAGTAGGAAATACATTATATGTAGAATTTTATGGTCAGGATCCAGGATGGTTTGATTTTATTGAGCCGGTATCTTGGTCATCAGGACATTCAGCATGGGCACAGAGAAAATACTATAAAAATGGTTCAGTGATCCGCACAGAGAATTTGCCAAGTTCTTATTATTATAATTAA
- a CDS encoding GH25 family lysozyme: MKKKIGVIVALSIMITGINYPTYSVYAQEENQDIFQSEENSAESDLQQENGEQTLNEEVDIDTESVAEESQEQGDLKENSWRYQDGELIRSAEDEVSVISDVYAPNATKKGIDVSEHNRNIDWEKVKAEGIDYAIIRCGYGDDYYNQDDKQWLRNVSECERLGIPYGVYIYSYAQNTDMATSEAQHVLRLISGHKLSYPVYFDMEDNSTLGSDFAAIAQTFCSTVQNAGYAVGVYANLNWWNKYLTDIKFEQWHRWVAQYNIQCDYPGTYAMWQYSSKELVDGIDGLVDMNYLIGTPADHGVKELQSGVSYEAHVSDIGWQTFVQNGEIAGTTGQNKGIEALKMQLNDVDGGIEYRAHVRDIGWQDYVSNGQQAGTTGQAKPIEAVSIRLTGKAEEQYDIYYRVHSSDFGWLGWAKNGEDAGTQGYAKKVEAIQVQLVEKGGEAPGETSNAFKMKETEVQYQAHVSDIGWQNIVTNGALAGTTGQNKGIEALKLQLSNARNGRIEYRAHVRDIGWQDYVSNGQQAGTTGQAKPIEAVSIRLTGKAEEQYDIYYRVHSSDFGWLGWAKNGEDAGTQGYAKKAEAIEICLVKKGDSAPGSTEKAFLKNN, from the coding sequence ATGAAGAAAAAAATAGGTGTTATTGTTGCATTGTCAATTATGATCACAGGAATAAATTATCCGACATACAGTGTATATGCACAGGAAGAAAATCAAGATATTTTTCAGAGTGAAGAGAATAGTGCAGAATCAGATCTTCAACAAGAGAATGGGGAACAGACATTGAATGAAGAGGTGGATATAGATACAGAGTCTGTAGCAGAAGAATCTCAGGAACAGGGAGATTTGAAAGAAAACAGTTGGCGTTATCAAGACGGAGAATTGATTAGGAGTGCTGAAGATGAAGTTTCTGTAATTAGTGATGTATATGCTCCAAATGCAACAAAAAAAGGTATTGATGTAAGTGAGCATAATCGTAATATTGATTGGGAAAAGGTTAAAGCTGAAGGAATAGATTATGCTATTATTCGATGTGGCTATGGGGATGATTATTATAATCAAGATGACAAACAGTGGCTGAGAAATGTAAGTGAATGTGAACGTTTAGGAATTCCGTATGGGGTTTATATTTATTCATATGCTCAAAATACAGATATGGCTACAAGTGAAGCACAGCATGTATTAAGATTAATAAGCGGGCACAAGTTGAGTTACCCGGTTTATTTTGATATGGAGGATAATAGTACATTAGGAAGTGACTTTGCTGCAATTGCACAGACATTTTGTAGTACAGTTCAAAACGCAGGATATGCAGTTGGTGTATATGCAAATTTAAATTGGTGGAATAAATATTTGACAGATATAAAATTTGAACAATGGCATCGTTGGGTCGCTCAGTATAATATACAGTGTGATTACCCAGGTACATATGCAATGTGGCAATATTCGTCAAAAGAATTAGTTGATGGAATAGATGGACTCGTTGATATGAACTATCTTATTGGAACACCAGCGGATCATGGAGTTAAAGAACTGCAAAGTGGGGTTTCGTATGAAGCTCACGTATCAGATATTGGGTGGCAAACTTTTGTCCAGAACGGAGAAATAGCAGGAACAACAGGCCAAAATAAAGGAATAGAAGCCTTGAAAATGCAGTTAAACGATGTGGATGGTGGAATAGAATATAGAGCGCATGTACGAGATATTGGTTGGCAGGATTATGTATCAAATGGGCAGCAGGCAGGAACAACAGGTCAGGCAAAACCAATAGAGGCGGTATCTATCCGACTTACAGGAAAAGCGGAAGAACAATATGATATCTACTATCGAGTACATTCAAGTGATTTTGGATGGCTTGGTTGGGCAAAGAATGGGGAAGATGCAGGAACACAAGGCTATGCAAAGAAAGTAGAGGCAATACAGGTTCAATTGGTTGAAAAAGGTGGAGAAGCACCAGGAGAGACTTCGAATGCTTTTAAGATGAAAGAGACAGAAGTTCAGTATCAGGCGCACGTGTCAGATATAGGCTGGCAGAATATCGTAACAAATGGGGCATTGGCAGGAACAACAGGCCAGAATAAAGGGATAGAAGCATTAAAGTTGCAATTATCTAATGCTAGAAATGGCCGAATAGAATATCGCGCCCATGTACGAGATATAGGCTGGCAGGATTATGTATCAAATGGGCAGCAGGCAGGAACAACGGGGCAGGCGAAACCAATAGAAGCGGTATCTATCCGACTTACAGGAAAAGCGGAAGAACAATATGATATCTACTATCGAGTACATTCAAGTGATTTTGGATGGCTTGGTTGGGCAAAGAACGGGGAAGATGCCGGAACACAAGGTTATGCAAAGAAAGCAGAAGCAATTGAAATTTGTCTGGTAAAAAAAGGTGATTCAGCACCGGGAAGTACGGAAAAAGCATTTTTAAAGAATAATTAG
- a CDS encoding methionyl aminopeptidase, with protein MERNDPCWCGSGKKYKKCHMPIEEKMQLHADRGEIVPSRKLLKTPFQIEKIKASAELNTKVLDAVAEQIHAGMSTEDIDKIVYDVTTKNGGIPAPLNYEGFPKSVCTSINNEICHGIPDKNIILQEGDIINVDVSTILNGYFSDASRMFKIGQVSERAERLVKVTEECLELGLAAAKPWGHLGDIADAINTHAQENGYSVVEEIGGHGIGLEFHEDPFVSFVTPKGSEMLLVPGMMFTIEPMINEGSPDFFVDEDNGWTVYTIDDGLSAQIEYMVLVTENGVEVLTK; from the coding sequence ATGGAAAGAAATGACCCTTGCTGGTGTGGAAGTGGGAAAAAATATAAAAAATGCCACATGCCAATCGAAGAAAAGATGCAGCTTCATGCTGATCGCGGAGAGATTGTCCCAAGCCGCAAATTACTAAAAACCCCATTTCAAATTGAAAAAATCAAAGCAAGTGCTGAACTCAATACAAAAGTTCTTGATGCTGTTGCTGAACAGATTCATGCCGGAATGAGTACAGAAGATATTGACAAAATCGTATATGATGTAACAACAAAAAATGGTGGGATTCCAGCCCCATTAAATTATGAAGGATTTCCAAAGAGTGTATGTACTTCTATTAACAACGAAATTTGCCATGGTATCCCTGATAAAAACATCATTTTGCAGGAAGGTGACATCATCAATGTTGACGTATCCACCATTCTCAATGGATATTTTTCTGATGCGTCTCGAATGTTCAAAATCGGACAGGTATCCGAACGTGCTGAACGTCTCGTAAAAGTCACAGAAGAATGCCTTGAACTTGGTCTTGCTGCTGCAAAACCATGGGGACATCTTGGAGATATTGCTGATGCAATCAATACGCATGCTCAGGAAAATGGATATTCTGTTGTAGAAGAAATCGGCGGACATGGAATCGGACTCGAATTCCACGAAGATCCATTTGTCAGCTTTGTTACTCCAAAAGGATCTGAGATGCTATTGGTTCCGGGTATGATGTTCACGATTGAACCTATGATTAATGAAGGTAGCCCTGACTTCTTCGTTGATGAAGATAACGGCTGGACTGTTTATACCATTGATGACGGACTTTCTGCCCAGATTGAATATATGGTGCTTGTAACTGAAAATGGTGTTGAGGTATTAACAAAATAA
- a CDS encoding acyltransferase family protein: MSQVAKRDLRIDLLRIFSMLFIIMHHCIINDFGLQTMLKENTLTRFGNLLIIMNSIVIVGVNLFFLMSGYCKIHLKPQTVLLLIIKVYLISTLIQLTGLLSGHIPFDSDWIKNTLNPFDYYWFLGAYILLMFTSPLLNLIINNISLSMFKSYVSGFFLIICIYGFTIDGSLHLSYGYSYLMAVALYILGNGIRKFQNEWRLLLYNRKFYILTWFTVILLNSLLIKLLYKSGNGLRAWTFYAYNNPCVAIASITLLLFAIRSNNNIKTNWFLRNLPQSTIITYLIHSTCWLTIFRQSFIMWQINHYGILFTLCMLPLFAFCIYLLATFINIIYEKILGNFFRRILRN; encoded by the coding sequence ATGTCACAAGTTGCAAAACGAGATTTACGCATTGATTTGCTACGCATATTTTCTATGCTTTTTATTATCATGCACCATTGTATTATCAATGATTTCGGATTACAAACCATGCTAAAAGAAAATACTTTAACCCGTTTTGGTAACCTTTTAATTATTATGAATTCTATTGTTATTGTCGGAGTCAACTTATTCTTTTTGATGTCCGGCTATTGTAAAATTCATTTAAAGCCTCAAACAGTATTATTGCTCATAATAAAAGTGTACCTGATTTCCACCTTGATACAGCTAACTGGTCTTCTGTCAGGCCATATTCCTTTTGATTCTGATTGGATAAAAAACACTCTTAATCCATTCGATTATTACTGGTTTCTTGGAGCATACATTTTATTAATGTTTACTTCTCCACTTTTAAACTTGATAATTAATAATATCTCATTATCTATGTTTAAATCTTATGTTAGTGGTTTTTTCTTAATTATCTGTATTTATGGATTTACAATTGATGGAAGCCTCCATCTTTCCTACGGCTACTCTTACCTTATGGCAGTTGCCCTATATATTTTAGGTAACGGTATTAGAAAATTTCAAAATGAGTGGCGATTGCTTTTATACAACAGAAAATTTTACATTCTTACTTGGTTTACTGTTATACTCTTAAACAGCCTGCTTATAAAGCTACTTTACAAATCCGGCAATGGTTTAAGAGCATGGACTTTTTATGCATATAATAATCCATGCGTAGCAATAGCCTCTATTACTTTATTACTATTTGCTATACGTTCCAATAATAATATAAAAACAAACTGGTTTTTACGCAATCTTCCTCAGAGTACAATTATTACATATTTAATTCACTCTACTTGTTGGTTAACAATTTTCAGGCAATCTTTCATCATGTGGCAAATAAACCATTATGGAATACTTTTTACTCTTTGTATGCTTCCGCTCTTTGCTTTCTGTATTTATTTACTTGCTACTTTTATAAATATTATATATGAAAAAATACTCGGGAATTTTTTTAGAAGAATATTAAGAAATTAA
- a CDS encoding acyltransferase family protein codes for MSKQYDSIDLMKFIFCLCIIGIHTNISNIFPKALQLLIGRGFFRLAVPFFFVCSGFWIGKKYLKQPAELDIIIQKYIFRLLIPLIIFENINNLLEIIKQLLRQTPKLTICHDILKHILFYPYGALWYVQASIIAIIIIYPFLKKGRIQIILIISIFLYAFALLCNNYYFLIENSYLQIIVDSYMQLFISARNGIFVGTCFLILGIYVGVHIESPKLYQYTKPLLFISTILYFFELLLVNQHVPLDDGALFISHLFIAPLLLIILTKSSLHLKHAKYLRNLSTGMYFLHRILIAVIDILSFVTRKILPVTALFFIVILMSILICTYSYTLKNRFFNQLLR; via the coding sequence ATGAGCAAACAATATGACAGCATTGATTTAATGAAATTTATTTTTTGCCTTTGTATTATCGGAATACATACCAATATTTCCAACATCTTTCCAAAAGCGTTACAATTACTAATCGGAAGAGGTTTTTTCCGATTAGCTGTACCATTTTTCTTTGTATGTTCCGGATTTTGGATTGGAAAAAAATATTTGAAGCAACCAGCCGAGCTAGATATCATTATCCAAAAATATATCTTTCGTTTGCTCATTCCTCTTATTATATTCGAAAATATAAATAATTTATTGGAAATCATCAAACAACTTTTAAGACAAACCCCCAAACTTACTATTTGTCATGATATACTTAAACATATATTATTTTATCCTTATGGAGCGCTCTGGTATGTACAAGCAAGCATTATTGCAATTATTATTATCTATCCATTTCTTAAAAAAGGACGAATTCAAATTATACTGATAATTAGTATTTTCTTATATGCCTTCGCCCTATTATGTAATAATTATTACTTTTTAATCGAAAATTCCTACTTGCAGATAATTGTTGACTCTTACATGCAATTATTCATTTCTGCACGAAATGGAATTTTTGTTGGAACCTGTTTCTTAATACTTGGAATTTATGTCGGAGTTCATATCGAATCCCCGAAACTTTATCAATATACAAAACCTTTGCTTTTTATTTCAACCATACTTTATTTTTTCGAATTACTACTAGTAAATCAACATGTTCCGCTAGATGATGGTGCATTATTTATATCGCATTTATTTATCGCCCCACTCCTCTTAATAATACTTACAAAGAGTTCATTACATTTAAAGCACGCAAAATACTTAAGAAATTTAAGTACCGGAATGTATTTTTTACATCGGATTTTAATTGCTGTAATTGATATATTATCTTTTGTAACCAGAAAGATATTACCTGTTACTGCTTTATTTTTTATAGTAATTCTTATGTCGATTTTAATCTGTACTTACTCTTACACTTTGAAAAATCGATTTTTTAATCAACTTCTTCGTTAA
- a CDS encoding glycosyltransferase family 2 protein, with product MKHRELYKKVKKTMVYTKFYGIKNMIHRNFDKYQVNEQWYSTWFEQNKVTQEEIKIQKQQRFVYEPVISILVPVYNTPQKYLQQMIESVCEQTYDKWELCIANANPENLEVQIILDEYKKKDSRIKVVDVPENLGIAQNTNKAYEISTGQYIALLDHDDMLATNALYEVVRTINEKNKSEVIYTDEDKISENSNEHFQPNFKPEFNLDLLRANNYICHLFVFKRSLIKESEPFREEYNGAQDYDLILRCTEQAENIAHISKILYHWRMHRQSTADNPASKLYAYDAGERALQAHLKRCGEVGRIEKLDDLGFYKIIYESKDNKDLVTTVIKSDGEINYLKKCINSLKEMDYENLQIIVVDMGNQSSKVEKYYQFLEGQGIQVVKGQKDSFPATINIIKKQIKGEYILLLSQYIEFQGKKDLEQLLANCQREKIGVVGARSYYRNHTIRHAGIGIGGEKFSYRLFEGLPNMCKGYMHREALQQELSAVSMECMMLRKSLLEQIDGFDDKLGDEFAAIDFCLRVKEKQYRVLYVPTVVMRYNASYDKERIEAKNITIMMQRWKNVYENQYGYSS from the coding sequence ATGAAACATAGAGAATTATATAAAAAAGTTAAAAAGACGATGGTCTATACAAAATTTTATGGAATTAAAAATATGATTCATCGTAATTTTGATAAATATCAAGTGAATGAACAATGGTATTCAACTTGGTTCGAACAGAATAAGGTTACACAAGAGGAAATAAAGATACAAAAACAGCAACGATTTGTATATGAACCTGTTATTAGTATTTTGGTTCCAGTATATAATACTCCACAGAAATATTTACAGCAGATGATAGAATCGGTATGTGAACAGACATATGATAAATGGGAACTTTGTATTGCGAATGCGAATCCGGAAAATTTAGAAGTTCAAATCATTTTAGATGAATATAAAAAGAAAGATTCAAGAATTAAGGTGGTAGATGTTCCGGAAAATTTAGGTATTGCTCAAAATACAAACAAGGCTTATGAAATTTCAACAGGACAATATATTGCCCTGTTGGACCATGATGATATGTTAGCAACGAACGCCTTATATGAAGTTGTTCGGACCATAAATGAGAAGAATAAATCGGAAGTGATTTATACAGATGAGGACAAAATATCAGAAAACTCAAATGAACATTTTCAGCCTAATTTTAAACCAGAGTTCAATTTAGATTTATTAAGAGCTAATAATTATATATGTCACCTTTTTGTATTTAAGAGAAGTTTGATAAAAGAATCAGAACCATTTCGAGAGGAATATAATGGGGCACAAGATTATGATTTAATACTAAGATGTACGGAACAGGCAGAGAATATTGCTCATATATCAAAGATTTTGTACCACTGGCGTATGCATAGACAATCAACAGCAGATAATCCGGCTAGTAAATTATATGCGTATGATGCGGGTGAACGGGCATTACAGGCACATCTAAAAAGATGTGGGGAAGTCGGTCGTATAGAAAAATTAGACGATTTGGGCTTTTATAAAATTATTTATGAATCTAAGGATAATAAGGATTTGGTTACCACCGTGATTAAAAGTGATGGGGAAATCAATTATCTAAAGAAATGTATTAATTCGTTAAAAGAAATGGATTATGAAAATTTGCAGATAATAGTGGTGGATATGGGAAATCAGAGCAGTAAGGTAGAAAAATATTATCAATTCTTGGAAGGACAAGGAATACAGGTTGTTAAAGGTCAAAAAGATTCATTTCCTGCGACTATTAATATTATCAAGAAGCAAATAAAAGGAGAATATATTCTTTTGCTTTCGCAATATATTGAGTTTCAAGGAAAAAAGGACTTGGAACAGTTACTTGCAAATTGCCAACGTGAAAAAATTGGTGTCGTTGGTGCAAGAAGTTATTATAGAAATCATACAATTCGACATGCAGGTATTGGAATTGGAGGAGAAAAATTCTCATACAGATTATTTGAAGGATTGCCAAATATGTGTAAGGGCTATATGCATAGAGAGGCACTGCAACAGGAACTGAGTGCCGTTAGTATGGAATGTATGATGTTAAGGAAAAGTTTGTTAGAACAAATTGATGGATTCGATGATAAATTGGGAGACGAATTTGCTGCTATAGATTTTTGCCTGCGAGTGAAAGAAAAACAGTATCGAGTTTTGTACGTTCCGACAGTTGTGATGCGGTATAATGCTTCCTATGATAAAGAACGTATCGAAGCAAAGAATATAACAATTATGATGCAGCGATGGAAAAATGTTTATGAAAATCAATATGGTTACAGTAGTTAA
- a CDS encoding glycosyltransferase domain-containing protein produces the protein MKTEKICIYTCITGDYDNLHDVEKDEDIDYICFTNNHTLKSDCWQFVYIQDEENIGDMLLSRKIKILGHPLLEKYDISIWVDGALQVKKDIRKLLTTFCDLENYSMACFRHRLRNCVYQEATACVIHRKANREEIIQYLDFIKKEQFPEDYGLAECTVLIRRENQQDVKDTMHLWYDLLCKYVKRDQLSFPYSIWKTGLKICWIDLNVFDNPWFFWYAHKQKTEKKTARIFFGNYQDVYTDVYVEKKMELDGNICKIKFVFPRDYSKISINIGQHFGKVITSLKTSIPVKRISAFPGISHSGYTVFDYDDMVLYFEGKFQKNQKFEVSFDIRKFGETKIQEVLEGIVSEYYYDKIIRDNMINGLNKRCTELEGQIIYLHKEQENSLIRRAKKLCGQQDIKSKILKKLIMKCVKLN, from the coding sequence ATGAAAACCGAAAAAATATGTATATACACTTGTATAACTGGAGATTATGACAATCTTCATGATGTGGAAAAAGATGAAGATATTGATTATATATGTTTTACAAATAACCATACGTTAAAGTCAGATTGCTGGCAGTTTGTCTATATTCAAGATGAAGAGAATATAGGTGATATGTTATTATCAAGAAAAATTAAAATATTGGGCCATCCGCTTTTGGAAAAATACGATATAAGTATATGGGTAGATGGAGCTCTCCAGGTAAAGAAAGATATACGTAAACTACTTACGACATTTTGTGATTTGGAAAATTACTCAATGGCATGTTTTCGTCATAGATTACGTAATTGTGTTTATCAAGAAGCAACGGCATGCGTTATTCATAGAAAAGCAAATAGGGAAGAGATTATTCAATATTTGGACTTTATAAAAAAAGAGCAGTTTCCGGAGGATTATGGATTAGCGGAATGTACGGTTTTGATACGAAGAGAAAATCAACAAGATGTAAAAGATACGATGCATCTTTGGTATGATTTACTTTGTAAATATGTGAAAAGAGACCAGTTATCATTTCCGTACAGTATATGGAAAACAGGATTAAAGATTTGTTGGATTGATTTAAACGTATTTGATAATCCGTGGTTTTTCTGGTATGCACATAAACAGAAGACAGAGAAGAAAACTGCAAGGATATTTTTCGGAAATTATCAAGACGTGTATACAGATGTATATGTAGAGAAGAAAATGGAGTTGGATGGAAATATCTGCAAGATTAAATTTGTATTTCCTAGAGACTACTCGAAGATATCAATCAATATTGGGCAACATTTTGGTAAAGTAATTACTTCATTGAAAACATCCATTCCAGTAAAAAGGATATCAGCATTTCCTGGGATTTCACATTCAGGTTATACAGTTTTTGATTATGATGATATGGTTCTTTATTTTGAAGGAAAATTTCAAAAAAATCAAAAATTCGAGGTATCATTTGATATACGGAAGTTTGGGGAGACTAAGATACAAGAAGTGTTGGAAGGAATTGTAAGTGAATACTATTATGATAAGATAATTCGAGATAATATGATTAATGGGTTGAATAAACGCTGTACTGAATTGGAAGGACAGATAATATACTTGCATAAAGAACAAGAAAATTCACTAATTAGACGAGCAAAAAAACTATGTGGTCAACAAGATATAAAATCTAAAATTTTGAAGAAACTAATTATGAAATGTGTAAAACTCAATTAG